From a region of the Bradyrhizobium guangdongense genome:
- a CDS encoding ATP-binding protein, with translation MNGRGCATLEADGDGLGLVVLAEECHSNDPDQAAAREQTLKKSLEEVRERQLTNIQHSKDTERVFEAVGGDAAAQYARVRSASVILRWAIERFRREKQAPLLKRAGELFSILTAGSFERLTLAYDEKDVPHLAGLRGDGGAVPVSGLSEGAADQLLMALRIAAVEEYLTHSAPAPFIADDLFINYDDARAAAGFKVLQQLAEKTQVLFFTHHQHLVGVARTAFDGHVATAVLEPRGVPIKNVA, from the coding sequence ATGAACGGGCGCGGTTGCGCGACGCTCGAAGCCGATGGTGACGGTCTTGGCCTAGTGGTTCTCGCCGAGGAGTGCCACAGCAACGATCCCGACCAGGCTGCGGCGCGGGAACAGACTTTGAAGAAATCGCTCGAAGAGGTCCGGGAGCGGCAACTGACCAATATCCAGCACAGTAAAGATACCGAGCGCGTATTCGAGGCCGTCGGCGGCGACGCTGCCGCGCAATATGCGCGCGTTCGTTCGGCGTCGGTGATCCTCAGATGGGCGATCGAGCGGTTCCGGCGTGAAAAGCAGGCGCCGCTGCTCAAGCGAGCCGGGGAATTGTTCTCGATCCTGACCGCCGGTTCCTTCGAACGGCTTACGCTCGCATACGATGAGAAGGATGTTCCGCACCTAGCGGGTCTGCGCGGGGATGGAGGCGCCGTCCCAGTATCAGGACTGAGCGAAGGCGCGGCCGATCAGTTGTTGATGGCCTTACGCATCGCTGCCGTAGAAGAGTATCTTACGCATTCCGCGCCAGCGCCATTTATCGCCGATGATCTTTTCATCAATTATGACGATGCGCGGGCTGCGGCTGGTTTCAAAGTCCTGCAACAGCTGGCGGAAAAGACGCAAGTGCTCTTCTTCACTCATCATCAGCATCTGGTCGGCGTTGCCCGCACAGCTTTCGACGGGCATGTGGCGACCGCGGTTCTCGAACCCCGCGGGGTTCCGATAAAGAACGTGGCCTGA
- a CDS encoding ATP-binding cassette domain-containing protein, producing MLDNDNRERLARGLAGLAEAGAQLLVTTHDRKFARSLVAENRAADRVEHLSVHPVNAVRPTLIVSPAIEEIDRGRHAFHMNSDSASDAQNYAACASSSNRGSVIYSMMLLIPRMPHRRSR from the coding sequence ATGCTCGACAACGACAATCGCGAGCGCCTCGCGCGAGGTTTGGCTGGGCTCGCCGAGGCGGGCGCTCAGCTTCTAGTGACCACCCACGATCGCAAGTTCGCCCGCTCGCTCGTTGCCGAGAATCGTGCCGCCGACCGCGTTGAGCATCTATCTGTCCACCCGGTGAACGCGGTGCGGCCGACTCTCATCGTCTCGCCAGCGATCGAGGAGATCGATCGCGGGCGCCACGCGTTTCATATGAACTCCGATTCCGCTTCTGACGCACAGAACTATGCGGCCTGCGCGTCTTCCTCGAATCGCGGCTCGGTGATCTATTCGATGATGTTGCTCATCCCGCGTATGCCACATCGACGAAGCCGCTGA